The following proteins are encoded in a genomic region of Flammeovirga pectinis:
- a CDS encoding DUF1214 domain-containing protein, whose protein sequence is MKKIFILISLLFSGSLYAQTGVPVGIDSDSLFNQMDYERLVAAYGDLHPDAAFMALWNSYFKEGSTKQNVGIMETSVDSRHNVLTANSETLYAVHPVNLNKQHGGAVVVEVPAKTLGMINGSGWTHIADLGPFGVDKGKGGKYLITSPDYKGAIPKEYIHVQAQTNTIVWLIRGFVIDNDWKGAAQYLKDNIKTYSLNEAENPPVTTFYNTSESLTVDNKNMDMLYTPKDVFPLIKQYFKLNGVLPKYALLYSHLDDAGLFDGTVSNELLKNAYKEGNKRQLVNTFCNRDKDAVVWEGAKWLWANNVSDEYYNSKKTHHYSSSQHQVWAHQATFTCAAMTRPPKGVGSQYIGAYEDENGAFLSGSNHYSITLPKGIPAANFWSVIAYNAEYRSMVRNAEFKWGASSYTNGIKKNKDGSITLHFSPKKPKGVAKENWIQTNENEGFFIWFRTYSPTEAWYDKSWQMEDVKILSK, encoded by the coding sequence ATGAAAAAAATATTTATTCTTATCTCACTTTTATTCTCGGGATCACTTTATGCGCAAACAGGTGTTCCTGTTGGTATAGATTCAGATTCGTTATTTAATCAAATGGATTATGAGAGATTAGTTGCCGCTTATGGAGATTTGCACCCTGATGCTGCTTTTATGGCATTGTGGAACTCTTATTTTAAAGAAGGATCAACAAAACAAAATGTTGGAATTATGGAAACATCCGTAGATTCTAGACATAATGTTTTAACTGCCAACTCTGAGACCCTTTATGCGGTGCATCCTGTAAATCTAAATAAACAGCATGGAGGAGCAGTGGTTGTAGAAGTGCCCGCTAAAACTTTAGGAATGATAAATGGAAGTGGCTGGACTCATATTGCAGATTTAGGACCTTTTGGTGTTGATAAAGGAAAAGGAGGGAAATACTTAATTACATCTCCAGATTATAAAGGAGCTATTCCTAAAGAATATATTCATGTACAAGCACAAACAAATACAATTGTATGGCTTATTAGAGGTTTTGTAATTGATAACGATTGGAAAGGTGCTGCACAATATTTAAAAGATAATATTAAAACGTATTCGTTAAATGAAGCAGAAAATCCTCCAGTGACTACTTTTTATAATACGTCGGAATCGTTAACTGTAGATAATAAAAATATGGATATGCTTTACACTCCTAAAGATGTATTTCCTTTAATAAAACAATACTTTAAATTAAATGGGGTGTTACCAAAATATGCTCTACTTTATAGTCACTTAGACGATGCAGGACTTTTTGATGGAACGGTTAGTAATGAATTATTAAAAAATGCCTATAAGGAAGGAAACAAACGTCAGCTTGTAAATACTTTCTGTAATAGAGATAAAGATGCTGTGGTGTGGGAAGGAGCAAAATGGTTATGGGCTAATAATGTTTCTGATGAGTACTATAATAGTAAAAAAACACATCATTATTCATCATCTCAACATCAAGTTTGGGCACACCAAGCAACATTTACTTGTGCAGCAATGACTAGACCTCCAAAAGGAGTGGGTTCTCAATATATTGGTGCTTATGAAGATGAAAACGGAGCATTTTTAAGTGGAAGTAATCATTATTCTATCACTTTACCAAAGGGGATTCCGGCAGCTAATTTTTGGTCTGTTATTGCATATAATGCAGAATATAGATCGATGGTGAGGAATGCAGAATTTAAATGGGGGGCAAGTTCTTATACAAATGGGATTAAAAAGAATAAAGATGGTTCTATAACATTACATTTTTCGCCTAAAAAACCAAAAGGTGTAGCGAAAGAAAATTGGATTCAGACAAATGAAAATGAAGGTTTTTTCATTTGGTTTAGAACATAT